One genomic window of Thermococcus sp. includes the following:
- a CDS encoding DUF998 domain-containing protein, whose translation MDFAKLSAYISLSLPVIFILGLALVIHANPWFSFTGNALSDMGSIRNPVNYYFNGFLMVFAVLGLIAAIGALRNGLSYLMPLAMVLLFLVGVFPEEYAPHAPAAVFFYVLALTDIAIVGIKLGRSGTSAGYAWSVLAVLTFALMLYLVKARVFKGLAIPELVGATTILAWFLYIALLQLRGFKL comes from the coding sequence ATGGATTTTGCTAAGCTTTCCGCGTACATCAGCCTTTCCCTTCCGGTAATCTTTATCCTCGGCCTGGCCCTGGTTATCCATGCCAACCCTTGGTTCTCCTTCACGGGAAACGCCCTGAGCGACATGGGTTCAATAAGGAACCCGGTGAACTACTACTTCAACGGCTTTCTGATGGTCTTCGCGGTTCTCGGTCTCATAGCCGCCATCGGCGCCCTGAGAAACGGCCTGTCCTACTTGATGCCCCTTGCGATGGTTCTCCTGTTCCTCGTGGGGGTCTTTCCGGAGGAGTACGCACCCCACGCCCCGGCGGCTGTCTTTTTCTACGTCCTCGCGCTGACGGACATAGCCATCGTCGGAATAAAACTCGGCCGTTCTGGGACATCTGCCGGCTATGCCTGGAGCGTTCTGGCGGTGCTCACATTTGCCCTGATGCTCTATCTCGTGAAGGCGAGAGTTTTCAAGGGCCTGGCCATTCCGGAGCTTGTAGGGGCCACCACAATACTGGCGTGGTTCCTCTACATCGCCCTGCTCCAGCTCAGGGGTTTTAAACTCTGA
- the thiI gene encoding tRNA uracil 4-sulfurtransferase ThiI encodes MFNVVIVRYGEIGTKSRQTRRWFESILMNNIREALVSEGIEFKRIRAKHGRILVKTNGADEAVGVLERVFGIVSLSQAMEVDAELDKINRTALKLFRRKRKELGLERPTFRVTARRITKEFPLKSPEIGAKVGEYIYENEDADVDLHNPRIEVGIELMDGKAYLFVDKIRAWGGLPIGTQGKVVALLSGGIDSPVAAFLMMKRGVEVIPVHIYMGEKTLEKVRRIWGQLKKYGYGGKGELIVVKPKERERIIQKLKELKKDKYTCVFCKYMMVRNADRIAREFGAKGIVMGDSLGQVASQTLENMYIVSQATDLPIYRPLVGLDKEEIVGIAKEIGTFELSTLPEDEIPFIPKHPVIRGSWEEFRKIYRAVFGEEPKRKEC; translated from the coding sequence ATGTTCAACGTCGTGATAGTACGCTACGGGGAGATAGGAACGAAATCCAGGCAGACGAGGAGATGGTTTGAGAGCATACTCATGAACAACATCCGCGAGGCCCTGGTGAGCGAGGGGATTGAATTCAAGAGGATAAGGGCAAAGCACGGCAGAATCCTCGTAAAAACAAACGGAGCAGACGAGGCGGTTGGTGTTCTCGAAAGGGTCTTTGGCATAGTGTCGCTCTCCCAGGCGATGGAGGTTGATGCTGAGCTGGATAAAATTAACAGAACTGCGCTGAAGCTCTTCAGGAGAAAGAGAAAAGAGCTAGGCCTTGAGAGGCCAACCTTCCGGGTGACGGCCAGACGTATAACCAAGGAATTCCCCCTGAAGAGCCCGGAGATAGGGGCCAAGGTTGGTGAGTATATATACGAGAATGAGGATGCGGATGTTGACCTCCACAACCCACGAATAGAGGTCGGCATCGAACTGATGGATGGCAAAGCATACCTCTTCGTTGACAAAATCCGCGCCTGGGGAGGCCTTCCTATCGGCACTCAGGGAAAGGTGGTGGCGCTCCTCAGCGGCGGCATAGATTCGCCGGTTGCCGCTTTCCTCATGATGAAGCGCGGCGTTGAGGTCATCCCAGTCCACATCTACATGGGTGAGAAGACCCTCGAAAAGGTCAGGAGGATATGGGGTCAGCTGAAGAAGTACGGCTACGGTGGAAAGGGCGAGCTGATAGTGGTCAAGCCCAAGGAGCGCGAGAGGATTATTCAAAAGCTCAAGGAGCTGAAGAAAGACAAATACACCTGCGTCTTCTGCAAGTACATGATGGTGAGGAACGCCGATAGAATAGCAAGGGAGTTCGGGGCGAAGGGCATCGTCATGGGCGATTCCCTCGGACAGGTGGCAAGCCAGACCCTTGAGAACATGTACATCGTCAGTCAGGCAACGGACCTGCCGATATACCGCCCGCTCGTTGGGCTCGACAAGGAGGAGATAGTTGGGATAGCGAAGGAGATAGGCACGTTTGAGCTCTCAACCCTGCCTGAAGACGAGATACCATTCATTCCAAAGCATCCGGTAATAAGGGGCTCCTGGGAGGAGTTCCGGAAGATTTACAGAGCGGTTTTTGGGGAGGAACCAAAGCGAAAGGAATGTTGA
- a CDS encoding cysteine synthase family protein, with protein sequence MYFAKLEFFNPFSRSIKDRAVFNMLMKALERGDINGTKRLFEATSGNVGISMAALSNIFGIEFRAYLPKPTPRATQVLLRVLGAEVVMTDFETIDPVMVRFVQEEARKAGAVNLNQFENDDNFDAHYRFTAREIEEQLRSIGKMADVIIASIGTSGHIAGIASYFKERYDTQVIGVVPAKGEKIPGIKRLETKPKWYFQVEVDRVLEITRGEAIEGAIRVARSDGLLIGLSSGAVVRAYEKVAGELGEKTYVLIFPDDGFKYVEVFEDYLWTT encoded by the coding sequence ATGTATTTTGCCAAACTGGAGTTCTTTAACCCCTTCAGCAGGAGCATAAAGGACAGGGCCGTTTTTAACATGCTTATGAAGGCCCTGGAGCGCGGGGACATCAACGGCACGAAAAGGCTTTTTGAGGCAACCTCCGGCAACGTTGGAATTTCTATGGCGGCTTTGAGCAACATTTTTGGCATCGAGTTCAGGGCATATCTGCCGAAGCCAACGCCCCGGGCGACGCAGGTTCTCCTGAGGGTTCTCGGTGCCGAAGTCGTCATGACGGACTTCGAGACGATAGACCCAGTGATGGTGCGCTTTGTGCAGGAGGAGGCCAGAAAGGCAGGAGCAGTGAACCTGAACCAGTTTGAGAACGACGACAACTTCGATGCCCACTACCGCTTCACCGCCAGGGAGATTGAGGAACAGCTGAGGAGCATAGGAAAAATGGCCGATGTCATCATAGCCAGCATTGGAACTTCGGGACACATAGCAGGCATAGCGAGCTACTTCAAGGAGCGCTACGATACGCAGGTTATCGGCGTCGTCCCTGCGAAGGGTGAGAAGATACCCGGCATCAAGAGGCTTGAGACGAAGCCCAAGTGGTACTTCCAGGTCGAGGTGGACAGGGTCTTGGAGATAACACGGGGGGAAGCCATCGAAGGAGCAATCCGCGTTGCCAGAAGCGACGGTCTTCTCATAGGCCTGAGCTCCGGGGCAGTTGTGAGGGCCTATGAGAAAGTTGCCGGGGAGCTCGGAGAGAAGACCTACGTCCTCATCTTCCCAGACGATGGGTTTAAATACGTGGAGGTCTTTGAGGATTATCTGTGGACGACATGA